In Bacteroidales bacterium, a genomic segment contains:
- a CDS encoding type IX secretion system membrane protein PorP/SprF encodes MRRRRIYIILLLTAGMAGKLMAQQLPIFSQYVLNGFVVNPAMAGYDGYTSFNTTARQQWLGFNQAPRTYSASWQTRVLRKSYKIIKRPVKSDNRLKPSTKGRVGLGAYLVNDVNANVARTGASFTYAYHIFMNRQQLSFGLAAKAFQYRINSEQLTFGEDGDPVMDGNFRTVAYSPDADFGVFFWDPKYFVGFSVSNLLQSSVKVGGNEIADFKTFRHYWLLGAYRFRLSDMLELEPGALLKTSENWNPQGDFTMKLYFDEQFWGGLSYRTNQSVILLLGVKVESLYFGYSFDWAFSEIGHFNYGSHEVTLSVKLGDNARRYKWLNRY; translated from the coding sequence ATGAGAAGGAGGAGGATTTATATCATATTGCTTCTGACAGCGGGAATGGCAGGTAAGCTTATGGCACAGCAGTTACCCATATTTTCACAATATGTTCTAAATGGATTTGTTGTCAACCCGGCCATGGCCGGATACGATGGTTATACCTCTTTCAATACCACGGCCAGACAGCAATGGCTGGGATTTAATCAGGCTCCGCGGACCTATTCGGCCTCCTGGCAAACGAGGGTTCTCCGGAAGTCCTATAAGATCATCAAACGTCCAGTTAAAAGTGACAACAGGCTTAAGCCCAGCACAAAAGGGCGAGTAGGATTGGGCGCTTATCTGGTCAATGATGTAAATGCAAATGTGGCACGGACGGGAGCTTCCTTCACCTATGCTTATCATATTTTCATGAACAGGCAGCAACTCTCCTTTGGGCTGGCTGCCAAGGCATTTCAATACAGGATCAATAGCGAACAACTCACCTTTGGCGAGGATGGCGACCCGGTGATGGATGGCAACTTCAGAACCGTGGCCTACAGCCCGGATGCCGATTTTGGGGTATTCTTCTGGGATCCTAAGTATTTCGTTGGATTCTCAGTCAGCAACCTTCTGCAGTCCTCTGTGAAGGTGGGGGGCAACGAGATTGCAGATTTTAAGACCTTCAGGCATTACTGGCTGCTGGGAGCATATCGTTTCAGGCTTTCCGATATGCTGGAGCTGGAACCAGGAGCTTTATTAAAGACCTCTGAGAATTGGAATCCTCAGGGGGATTTTACTATGAAGCTGTATTTCGATGAACAATTCTGGGGCGGACTCTCATACCGGACCAATCAAAGCGTGATTCTGCTTCTGGGAGTAAAAGTTGAGAGTCTGTATTTTGGCTATTCCTTTGACTGGGCATTCTCAGAAATCGGGCATTTTAATTACGGGTCCCACGAAGTCACACTTTCCGTTAAACTCGGGGACAATGCCCGCCGCTACAAGTGGTTGAACCGCTATTAA
- a CDS encoding class I SAM-dependent methyltransferase, with amino-acid sequence MNSSKTRETEASFSGRKLYGDDFSQEQIARWFEEEAEAYAELGNREISDYSYQYHALNRIHGFRHIKKIAGFDQVLGLGAAWGHEFLPVIHKIKNLVIAEPSENLRSEEIGSLKPVYIKPEIKGTLEFEDNTFDLVSCFGTLHHIPNVTFVLGELIRVLKPGGHLLLREPIISLGDWNRPRPGLTSNERGIPVSHFEEFFKKQPVERISRSYCLSMTYQFQKILKNVLKKPLITYSWYIHADRLLSSLLGWNVRYHALKKRHRIAPSNIFYVIRKI; translated from the coding sequence ATGAACAGCAGTAAAACCAGGGAAACGGAGGCCAGTTTTTCGGGCCGGAAATTATACGGGGACGACTTCTCTCAGGAACAGATCGCCCGCTGGTTCGAGGAGGAAGCGGAAGCTTATGCGGAGCTTGGAAACAGGGAAATCTCCGACTACTCTTACCAGTATCATGCATTGAACCGCATCCATGGTTTCCGGCACATAAAAAAGATTGCAGGCTTTGACCAGGTACTGGGGCTGGGTGCGGCATGGGGACATGAGTTCTTACCGGTCATTCATAAGATCAAAAACCTGGTGATTGCAGAACCGTCGGAAAACCTTCGCAGCGAAGAGATTGGATCATTAAAACCGGTCTATATAAAACCTGAAATAAAGGGCACCCTGGAATTTGAGGATAATACCTTTGACCTGGTAAGCTGCTTCGGGACCCTGCATCATATTCCGAATGTGACTTTTGTCCTGGGCGAATTAATTCGTGTATTGAAGCCAGGGGGACACCTCCTCCTCAGAGAACCCATCATATCCCTGGGCGACTGGAACAGGCCCCGGCCCGGACTGACCAGCAATGAACGGGGAATCCCGGTTTCTCATTTCGAAGAGTTCTTCAAGAAGCAGCCTGTAGAGCGTATTTCCAGGTCCTATTGCCTTAGCATGACCTACCAGTTTCAAAAAATACTGAAGAATGTGCTCAAAAAGCCCCTGATCACCTACAGCTGGTATATCCATGCAGACCGCCTGCTTTCCTCCCTGCTGGGATGGAATGTCAGGTATCATGCCTTGAAGAAGCGGCACCGGATAGCCCCTTCCAATATCTTTTATGTGATCAGGAAGATTTAA
- a CDS encoding glycosyltransferase family 2 protein, with product MKNTPLISVITVVYNGEKHIGRTVQSVMDQTYRQIEYIIVDGESTDHTLEVIAGFKGVDRVISEPDQGLYDAMNKGLKVASGDYVWFLNAGDQIYQNDTVEKMFRGLDGLPDIIYGGTMIIDEKQNEIGDRRLKPPGRLTWRSFRQGMVVCHQSILVKRELAPMYNLDYRFSADIDWAIRSVRSSARIHNTSLILSRFLEGGLTEHHIKAGLKERFKIMKQYYGLIPTILRHFIFGVRLTNYYLRHRRI from the coding sequence ATGAAAAATACTCCCCTTATATCTGTGATTACAGTGGTCTACAACGGAGAGAAGCATATTGGCAGGACCGTGCAGAGTGTGATGGATCAGACCTACAGGCAGATAGAGTACATCATCGTTGATGGGGAATCTACCGATCACACCCTGGAGGTCATTGCCGGATTCAAGGGGGTCGACCGGGTGATCAGCGAACCGGATCAGGGACTCTATGATGCCATGAATAAAGGGTTGAAAGTGGCCTCGGGCGATTATGTCTGGTTTCTGAATGCAGGCGATCAGATCTACCAGAATGATACCGTAGAGAAGATGTTCAGGGGGCTCGATGGCCTGCCCGATATTATTTACGGGGGGACCATGATCATCGATGAGAAGCAGAACGAGATTGGAGACAGACGCTTAAAACCTCCCGGCCGGCTTACCTGGAGATCATTCCGGCAGGGGATGGTGGTCTGTCATCAGTCCATTCTTGTAAAGCGGGAGTTAGCCCCGATGTATAATCTCGACTACCGGTTCTCTGCAGATATCGACTGGGCCATCCGCTCGGTAAGGAGTTCTGCGCGGATTCATAATACCAGCTTGATTCTCTCCAGGTTCCTGGAAGGGGGGCTTACCGAACACCATATAAAAGCAGGACTTAAGGAGCGGTTTAAAATCATGAAGCAGTATTACGGACTGATCCCGACAATTCTGCGGCATTTTATCTTTGGAGTCCGGCTCACAAACTACTATCTGAGACACAGACGAATCTAA
- a CDS encoding glycosyltransferase, with the protein MKRKILLISKSPRTGGAAIASRRLLEALRSKNANVKMLVQEGADEKEEIFSTTGGRIKEWINLIRFIWERLVFIRKERSKSIRFLFSLANTGESLIRNRHVTEADVIHLHWINAGFLSLRSLSELLQTGKPMVWTFHDMWPFTGGCHYALDCKEYTRECGSCPYLKKPGKGDLSHRIWKKKERLFRNSEVTVITPSDWLQECVRASSLLRHWKVLTIPNPVDPHLFAPVERKQACLALGLDPSKKYILFGAATMKNVLKGFSYFQEAIRILAEDMETAGEVEILLFGKTREDVARTFPLPARNIAFVQSVRTMVELYSAAHLFAIPSLQDNLPNTILESMLCGTPVVGFRTGGIPGMIAHRQNGYLASCKSSGELAEGIKWVLSLDTYEQLSAQTRQMTLERFSMDRSVEMHLALYSDLLKQKAES; encoded by the coding sequence GTGAAGAGGAAGATACTCCTTATCAGCAAATCTCCCCGTACAGGAGGAGCTGCCATAGCCTCCCGAAGGTTACTGGAGGCTCTCAGGTCGAAAAATGCGAATGTGAAAATGCTGGTTCAGGAGGGAGCTGATGAGAAGGAGGAGATCTTTTCCACCACCGGCGGACGGATAAAGGAATGGATCAACCTGATCCGCTTTATCTGGGAACGCCTGGTATTCATCAGGAAGGAGAGGTCCAAAAGCATTCGTTTTCTCTTTTCCCTGGCCAACACGGGCGAGAGCCTGATCCGGAACCGGCACGTGACGGAGGCCGATGTGATTCATCTGCACTGGATCAATGCCGGTTTTCTCTCTCTAAGATCCTTGAGCGAACTGCTTCAGACGGGGAAGCCGATGGTCTGGACCTTTCATGATATGTGGCCTTTCACGGGAGGCTGCCATTATGCCCTGGATTGCAAAGAATATACCCGGGAGTGCGGAAGCTGTCCCTATTTGAAAAAACCCGGGAAAGGAGATTTGTCGCATCGTATCTGGAAGAAAAAGGAACGCTTGTTCCGGAATAGTGAGGTGACTGTAATTACCCCCAGCGACTGGCTTCAGGAGTGTGTCCGTGCCAGTTCCCTGCTGCGGCACTGGAAAGTGCTTACGATTCCTAATCCCGTCGATCCCCATTTGTTTGCGCCTGTAGAAAGGAAACAGGCCTGTTTAGCGCTGGGTCTTGATCCTTCCAAAAAGTACATTCTGTTCGGAGCGGCCACCATGAAAAATGTGCTCAAAGGATTCAGTTACTTCCAGGAAGCCATCCGGATACTCGCCGAAGATATGGAAACGGCAGGGGAGGTGGAGATCCTCCTTTTCGGCAAGACCAGGGAGGACGTGGCCCGTACCTTCCCCCTGCCTGCCCGCAATATTGCCTTTGTTCAATCGGTACGTACAATGGTGGAACTATACAGTGCCGCGCATCTTTTTGCGATCCCCTCCCTGCAGGATAATCTCCCAAACACCATTCTGGAATCCATGTTATGCGGAACCCCGGTAGTGGGTTTCCGGACGGGAGGAATCCCTGGAATGATCGCTCACAGGCAAAATGGATACCTGGCCTCCTGCAAATCTTCCGGGGAACTGGCGGAAGGCATAAAGTGGGTCCTTTCCCTGGATACCTATGAACAGCTTTCTGCACAAACCCGCCAGATGACGCTTGAACGCTTTTCCATGGACCGTTCCGTGGAGATGCATCTGGCTTTGTACAGCGATCTGCTGAAACAAAAGGCGGAATCATGA